The Candidatus Eisenbacteria bacterium region GGCCCAGCAGTGTCGCGTACAGCGTCCGGCTGTCGATCGTCATCGCGCGTCCTCGCGGTCAGGGTCCGCGCGCAGCCTATCAGGCCATCAAGCCGCTGTTCTCAGCCACACGAAAGTCGGAAGGCCCTCTTTCTTTACCTCCTCAAGTCCCACGCCCATGCCCCGAAACCCTAACCGTCCCATCCTCGCCATCGATCCTGGCACCCGAGAACTCGGCTACGCCGTTCTCGCCGGCCGCCGGCTCCTTGAGCACGGCGTCATCCCTCTTCGAGCACTGCCAAAGAATCGGCGACTCCGCGAAGCGACCCTGGGGATGGGCCGGCTCGTGAATCGACATCGGCCCGGCGCGTTCGTCGTGGAGAAGACCTACCGCCATCCGGTGCCGTGGCTCAATGATCTCCACCGCATCACGCTCGCGGCCCGGCGCATCGCGAAACACTGGCGCATCCCGCTTCACACCTACGCGCCACAGGCCGTACGCCAGACGGTCGCCGGCAACGGCAAGGCGACCAAGAGCCAGGCGGCGGTGATCGTCGCGCACCGCTTCCCGCAGCTGCGTCTCCTGCTCACGCAAGACCGGCGCTGGAAGGAGCGCTACTGGCTGAACGACCTCGATGCCGTCGGCCTTGCGTGGCACCACCAGGCGGTCACGCACCCGCCCTCCCGCAGCCGGAGATCCGGCTGAAGTACTGGCGCGTCAGGCTTGCCCCGGCGCCACCGCACCCGGCCATCGCACCTGCAAGGGGAGAAGGCCGGCGGCTCTCGGGAGGGCACCCTTTCGATTCACTCAACTCCACTACCTTCATGCACCCCAAGACCGTCATCGGCATCGATCCCGGCACCCGCGAAATGGGCCTTGTCGTCCTGCGCGGCCGCGCACTCGTCTGGTTCGGCGTGCGCACATTGCCCAACGGCAAGCGTCACCACGAAGCGATCGGGCTGGCCAAGCAGCTCGTCCTGAACCTGATCGAAGAACATGACCCGGACGCAGTGGCGATCGAGCAGCCGTTCGACTTGCCGACGAAGCGGTCGCATCTGCTCAACGTCATCGCCGACGAGCTCCGCGACCGGTCCGAGGAACTGGGGATTGATGTCGTCGAGCTGTCGCCAGAGGCAATCCGAGAGCGCGTCACTGGGAATCCCCGCGCGAACAAGGTCGATGTCGCCGAGCACCTCGTCGATCACGGCTTCGGGCATCTTCGCCAACTCGTCCCGAAGCGACCGGCGCGGGCTGCCCTCGGTCTCCGGCCGCGGGACAAGTACTGGCTGCACATGTTCGACGCGCTGGCGATCGCAGTGGCAGCATCCACGACTACGGCACTTAGTCTGCCCTTAGCTCGGTAGGTCCCGCCGCCCGAGTTGGCGCTTCGCCCGCCTCGCCTTCGCTTGACCGAGCCTCTGACGGTGGTAGTCTGCCGGTCTGTTGTTCGCTCAGTCGTGGAGGAATGTCGTGGCCGCTGCGATGCCGCCTACCGCCGCAGTCAATCCTGGCGCTCGAATCACTCTGGTCTTCGGCGCGCCTGGCACGGGGCGCACCGAGAGCTTGGAGAAGTACCTCAGGTGGCGTTCGAGCAACGCGCCCGAGTCGGGGCAATGCCTGCTCATTGACCTCGACGCAGCAGTCAAGGAAGCATGTCTGGCGCTGAACTTGAAAGACGAAGACGGCGACGCTTTACCACGACGGCCTTCCATGCAGCTCATTGCCGCGCTCGGCCACCACAAACTCGCCGCTTCTTGGCGGGAGGCGCTGGAGTCCGTCGCGATTCGCGCCATTGACGCGTCCAAGACCAGAGACGTCCTGCTTGTGCTGTACGGGACGTACTTCAACCCGCTTCACTTCGAGTTCTACTCCCCGGTCGACGTGAGGTCTCTTCACTCCCGCCTAGCTGGCCATGTCCGCCAAGTCGTCGTCCTGATCGACGACATTTACGACATGCGTTCGCGGCTGCCCCAGTCGGATATCACGTTCATTCGCGCCGGGAATGAACGGGAACCGTATGGTCAGGAGCTTGCCCTTCAGGGAATGCTCACTTGGCGTTCCCAGGAGGTAGCGTTCGCTCACCACTTGGCACTGATGTTCCCTTGCCCATGCTTCGTCTTCGCGGTCAAACACCCTCTTGGTATCTTTCATCGGTTGGTTGTAGGCGGTCACACGACAGTCTATCTCTCCCACCACATTTCGTCGATCCGGAAGGCGTCCCTTGCAGATGGTGCGCTCGATAGCGTGGCACGTGAGCAGATTGCTGAAGTCGAGGGCATCGCAACTGAACTTGCAGTTCGGGGTCTGGTTGTATTTGAGCCCACCTCGATTGACGAGTATCGGTTTCTTGCGCAGCCAGCTGGTGAGTATCCCCTCGATCGCTCTCTGGGCCCACGGTGGCCAAAGGTCACTCCTGCGGAGCAGCTACTCTGGCATGAGATTGTTCAACGGCCGATGGAGC contains the following coding sequences:
- a CDS encoding crossover junction endodeoxyribonuclease RuvC, which encodes MHPKTVIGIDPGTREMGLVVLRGRALVWFGVRTLPNGKRHHEAIGLAKQLVLNLIEEHDPDAVAIEQPFDLPTKRSHLLNVIADELRDRSEELGIDVVELSPEAIRERVTGNPRANKVDVAEHLVDHGFGHLRQLVPKRPARAALGLRPRDKYWLHMFDALAIAVAASTTTALSLPLAR
- a CDS encoding crossover junction endodeoxyribonuclease RuvC — protein: MPRNPNRPILAIDPGTRELGYAVLAGRRLLEHGVIPLRALPKNRRLREATLGMGRLVNRHRPGAFVVEKTYRHPVPWLNDLHRITLAARRIAKHWRIPLHTYAPQAVRQTVAGNGKATKSQAAVIVAHRFPQLRLLLTQDRRWKERYWLNDLDAVGLAWHHQAVTHPPSRSRRSG